A single window of Chloroflexota bacterium DNA harbors:
- a CDS encoding MFS transporter yields the protein MKYRNIILLAIAQAIGNSGLSMITLLGGIIGAAIAPTPALATLPASLTIGGMAFFTLPASVLMRRFGRKAGFMLGSSFVMAAGLLAAYALSQQSFVLFCAATLLVGANTAFVQQYRFAAIESVNKQWVGRAVSIVLVGGIASGFIGPEMARRAQDLLPVKYAGSFIGLSVLSVVAASVLFWLQSTAQRDTSAAGSERPLRAIVSQPMFRAAVLAGAVGYAVMSFIMTATPVYLHSAHYSLDETATVIQSHIVAMFLPSLFTGFLIDRFGLLRVMSAGVLCLGVTVVLAVGDRQYIHYWGALVLLGIGWNFLFVGATVLLPRSYSPAERFKAQAANDFTIFAVQGVASFSSGTVLALADWNILNLSTLPFLAIALWTIFTLRHDLKLALQPAR from the coding sequence GTGAAATATCGCAATATCATTCTGCTGGCGATCGCGCAGGCGATCGGTAATTCGGGTCTGTCCATGATCACGCTGCTCGGCGGTATCATCGGGGCCGCCATCGCGCCGACGCCGGCGCTGGCCACGCTGCCGGCCTCGCTGACAATCGGCGGCATGGCGTTCTTCACACTGCCGGCCAGCGTCCTGATGCGCCGCTTCGGCCGCAAGGCCGGCTTCATGCTGGGCTCATCGTTTGTGATGGCTGCCGGCCTGCTGGCCGCGTACGCGCTCAGCCAGCAGAGTTTTGTGCTGTTTTGCGCGGCGACCCTGCTGGTTGGCGCCAACACGGCGTTCGTGCAGCAGTATCGCTTCGCGGCAATCGAGTCGGTCAACAAGCAGTGGGTGGGGCGCGCCGTATCGATCGTCCTGGTGGGCGGGATCGCCTCGGGGTTCATTGGTCCGGAGATGGCGCGCCGCGCACAGGACCTGCTGCCGGTCAAGTATGCCGGGTCGTTTATCGGACTGAGCGTGCTGTCGGTCGTAGCCGCCAGCGTGCTGTTCTGGCTGCAGTCCACTGCCCAGCGCGACACATCGGCGGCGGGTTCGGAGCGCCCATTGCGCGCGATCGTCTCGCAGCCGATGTTTCGCGCCGCGGTGCTGGCTGGCGCGGTCGGCTATGCGGTAATGAGCTTCATCATGACGGCCACGCCGGTCTACCTGCACAGCGCCCATTATTCGCTGGATGAGACGGCGACAGTCATCCAGAGTCATATCGTGGCGATGTTCCTGCCCTCGCTGTTTACCGGCTTTCTGATCGACCGGTTTGGCCTGCTGCGCGTCATGTCGGCCGGTGTCCTTTGCCTGGGCGTTACGGTAGTGCTGGCGGTCGGCGACCGCCAGTACATCCACTACTGGGGCGCGCTGGTGCTGCTCGGCATCGGCTGGAACTTCCTGTTTGTCGGCGCGACCGTCCTGCTGCCGCGCAGCTATTCGCCCGCCGAGCGTTTCAAGGCGCAGGCCGCCAACGACTTCACCATCTTCGCCGTGCAAGGGGTGGCGTCGTTCTCGTCGGGCACCGTGCTAGCGCTCGCCGACTGGAACATCCTGAATCTGAGCACGCTGCCGTTCCTGGCGATCGCGTTGTGGACGATCTTCACTCTGCGGCACGACCTCAAGCTTGCGCTGCAACCGGCGCGATAG
- a CDS encoding ATP-binding cassette domain-containing protein, translating into MRDILFEVGPVEVRYPGRAAPAVSISAPLCIARGEIFALVGPSGAGKSTLLRVLAAVERPTGGQVQFDSAVMDATHAPSLGTRRRISLVFQRPILLNEPVGDNVAYGLRARGVRHVTPRVQRALSLVQLAHLERVPARTLSAGEAQRVALARALVVEPDALLLDEPTANLDPYNVSLIEQIIRDQHARRAMTSIIVTHNIFQARRLATRVGLMLAGELVEVSDTETFFEHPRDERTRAFVRGDMIY; encoded by the coding sequence GTGCGCGACATACTCTTTGAGGTCGGTCCGGTCGAAGTCCGCTATCCCGGTCGCGCAGCGCCCGCCGTATCGATCAGTGCCCCGCTATGCATCGCGCGTGGCGAGATATTCGCGCTGGTGGGGCCCAGCGGCGCGGGAAAGAGCACGCTCCTGCGCGTGCTGGCAGCCGTCGAGCGACCGACCGGCGGCCAGGTGCAATTTGATTCCGCGGTCATGGATGCAACGCACGCGCCATCGCTTGGCACACGCCGCCGCATCAGCCTGGTATTCCAGCGGCCGATCCTGCTCAACGAGCCGGTCGGGGATAATGTCGCCTACGGTTTGCGGGCGCGCGGCGTGCGGCACGTTACGCCCAGAGTCCAGCGCGCACTGTCGCTCGTGCAACTGGCGCACCTGGAGCGCGTGCCGGCCCGGACGCTGTCCGCCGGCGAAGCGCAGCGTGTCGCACTGGCGCGCGCGCTGGTGGTCGAGCCCGATGCGCTGCTGCTCGATGAACCGACCGCGAACCTCGATCCGTATAACGTCTCGCTGATCGAGCAGATCATCCGCGATCAGCATGCCCGGCGCGCGATGACCAGCATCATCGTCACTCACAACATCTTTCAGGCGCGCCGTCTGGCCACACGCGTCGGATTGATGCTCGCCGGCGAACTGGTCGAGGTCAGCGATACCGAGACCTTCTTCGAACACCCGCGCGACGAGCGCACCCGCGCCTTCGTGCGCGGCGACATGATCTATTAG
- a CDS encoding amidohydrolase, with the protein MRIDTHTHHYPMPYLDEIERHPSPACSVTRDPSGRRLVHYAGDYNIVADGHIDLEARLSEMERTGVDMGVLTLTTPGVHVEERTRGIQLAQIVNDSYGEVQKQYPDRFVCLATLPLQDPAASAIELERAVTKLGLRGAMLFANVNGKPIHHKAYWPIYETAERLNVPLMIHPTSPPGVEAFQEYRTTALVGFLLDTTLCITLLMFEGVMEKYPKIKFMLSHLGGTIPYIAERIDRGYDAYPEVRVNLSQQPSFYFKRNCYYDTVAFEPRALQFAIEFAGADHMTLGSDYPHQIGDMEKSVKVIENLPIDNAVRERIFGGTASQLLRMVPRV; encoded by the coding sequence ATGCGCATCGATACCCATACGCACCACTACCCGATGCCGTATCTCGATGAGATTGAGCGGCACCCAAGCCCGGCGTGTTCGGTGACGCGCGATCCGTCCGGTCGCCGTCTGGTTCATTATGCCGGCGACTACAACATCGTCGCCGACGGACACATCGATCTGGAGGCGCGCCTGTCGGAAATGGAGCGCACCGGCGTCGATATGGGCGTGCTGACGCTGACGACACCCGGCGTGCATGTCGAAGAGCGCACGCGCGGTATCCAGCTTGCGCAGATCGTCAATGATTCGTACGGCGAAGTCCAGAAACAGTACCCGGATCGTTTCGTCTGCCTGGCGACCTTGCCGCTGCAGGACCCCGCAGCATCGGCCATCGAGTTGGAGCGCGCGGTCACCAAGTTGGGACTGCGCGGGGCCATGTTGTTCGCGAACGTCAACGGCAAACCGATTCATCACAAAGCATACTGGCCGATCTACGAGACGGCCGAACGGCTGAACGTGCCGTTGATGATTCACCCGACCTCGCCGCCGGGCGTCGAGGCGTTCCAGGAGTATCGCACGACCGCGCTGGTCGGATTCCTGCTGGACACGACGCTGTGCATCACGCTGTTGATGTTCGAAGGTGTGATGGAGAAGTACCCCAAGATCAAGTTCATGCTGAGCCATCTGGGCGGCACAATACCCTACATCGCCGAGCGAATTGACCGCGGCTACGATGCGTATCCGGAAGTGCGGGTCAACCTGTCGCAGCAGCCGTCGTTCTATTTCAAGCGCAACTGCTACTACGATACCGTGGCATTCGAACCGCGCGCCCTGCAGTTCGCCATCGAGTTCGCCGGCGCCGATCACATGACGCTGGGCAGCGACTACCCGCACCAGATCGGCGACATGGAGAAGTCGGTCAAGGTCATCGAGAACCTACCGATTGACAACGCCGTGCGTGAGCGGATCTTTGGTGGCACGGCGAGCCAGCTTTTGCGCATGGTGCCACGGGTTTAA
- a CDS encoding YkgJ family cysteine cluster protein, producing the protein MTDTQGTPEPFPAMERGLRFAHVMMSVMQDQGNEAIAYVQALTDLLVEKGVLQADEIEAPLERAREEVGKVVVPRVRLADLGDKYESGENIIIDCASLIPLCQARCCTFRFFLTKQDLDEGIARWDYGNPYWIRQNDDGYCSHSHTPTRGCTIHANRPHVCRNYDCRKDKRVWLDFEKRIPAPMPELSGNAPVAMAEVALQNSRKNGNEPAASDVGFAPRDAS; encoded by the coding sequence GTGACCGATACGCAGGGTACGCCGGAACCATTCCCCGCCATGGAGCGGGGACTGCGCTTCGCCCATGTGATGATGTCCGTGATGCAGGACCAGGGCAACGAGGCGATCGCCTACGTGCAGGCGCTGACCGACTTGCTGGTTGAGAAAGGCGTGCTGCAGGCGGACGAGATCGAGGCCCCGCTCGAACGCGCGCGCGAGGAAGTCGGCAAGGTCGTCGTGCCGCGCGTGCGCCTGGCCGATCTGGGCGACAAGTACGAGTCGGGCGAGAATATCATCATCGACTGCGCCAGCCTGATACCGCTCTGTCAGGCGCGCTGCTGCACCTTCCGATTCTTCCTGACGAAGCAGGACCTGGACGAAGGCATCGCGCGCTGGGACTACGGCAACCCGTACTGGATCCGGCAGAATGACGACGGCTACTGCAGCCACAGCCACACGCCGACGCGCGGCTGCACGATCCACGCGAACCGCCCGCACGTCTGCCGCAATTACGACTGCCGCAAGGACAAGCGCGTCTGGCTCGACTTCGAGAAGCGCATTCCGGCGCCAATGCCGGAACTGTCCGGCAACGCGCCCGTTGCCATGGCCGAGGTGGCGCTTCAGAATTCACGCAAGAACGGGAACGAACCGGCCGCCAGCGATGTCGGATTTGCGCCGCGAGACGCAAGCTAG
- a CDS encoding ABC transporter permease — protein MNDLGTGLMRALELIAGGDAGLWQAITLSFQVSGVALIFAAIGGLPLGAWLGLGRFRGQGLAIALIYTGMGLPPVVVGLFVYLFLSRQGPFGFLGWLFTPSAMIIAQIIIALPLIAGFAMAAVMGVDPDLRRQLFALGATSTQATIAVVKEARVGVVVSLVAGFGGVISEVGAVMLVGGNIEGSTRVLTTAIVLETRQGQFDRAIALGVILLAISFIINLAVLAMQGRGTPVKS, from the coding sequence TTGAATGATCTTGGAACCGGGCTCATGCGGGCGCTGGAACTAATTGCCGGCGGCGACGCCGGGCTGTGGCAAGCCATCACGCTATCGTTCCAGGTGTCCGGCGTCGCCTTGATTTTTGCCGCCATCGGGGGATTGCCGTTGGGCGCATGGCTGGGCCTCGGTCGCTTTCGCGGCCAGGGCCTGGCCATCGCTTTGATCTACACCGGCATGGGCCTGCCTCCGGTCGTCGTCGGCCTGTTCGTCTATTTGTTCCTCTCACGCCAGGGCCCGTTCGGGTTCCTGGGTTGGCTGTTCACTCCGAGTGCGATGATCATTGCCCAGATCATCATCGCCCTACCCTTGATTGCCGGCTTCGCGATGGCCGCCGTAATGGGCGTTGACCCCGATCTGCGCCGGCAGTTGTTCGCGCTGGGCGCCACATCCACACAGGCCACCATCGCGGTCGTCAAAGAAGCGCGCGTCGGGGTCGTGGTGTCGCTCGTCGCCGGCTTTGGCGGCGTCATCTCCGAGGTCGGAGCGGTCATGCTCGTTGGCGGCAACATCGAAGGCTCGACCCGGGTGCTGACGACGGCCATTGTGCTGGAAACGCGGCAAGGTCAATTCGATCGGGCAATCGCACTGGGCGTGATTCTGCTGGCCATCTCCTTCATCATCAACCTGGCCGTGCTCGCCATGCAGGGACGCGGCACGCCGGTCAAGAGCTGA
- a CDS encoding GntR family transcriptional regulator produces the protein MSIRLDPDNPSPIFEQIVDVVRARIVRGEWPAGHVLPTVRDLAHELGVNPNTVGRAYRILHQEGLVDGRSRLGTRVVTHPQTAQWREKRDSQLRLLVAGLISDSVARGFSLSELEAAFTVQRLRWQSGSSASIVYTGPGTDSFIGLGSHDVCLDVLLAQTRRASPAMSLSFGAVGSLAGLLALGRGEVHFASAHLHDSASDDYNLPQVRGLLPDAPCALITLAHRTQGLIVARGNPKRIFKLSDLARRDVCIVNRQRGSGTRGHLDEMLRRDRIPSKRIRGYAHEEATHTAVAAAVANGHADAGLGIEAAARAFGLDFVPVLSERFEIVLPRQHPLVECFRRQIAQESFQQTVSALGGYDLSEAGCVRYS, from the coding sequence ATGAGTATCCGCCTCGACCCCGACAACCCTTCGCCCATTTTCGAGCAGATCGTCGATGTAGTGCGTGCGCGCATTGTTCGCGGCGAATGGCCGGCCGGCCATGTACTGCCTACGGTGCGCGACCTGGCGCACGAACTGGGCGTCAACCCGAACACGGTCGGCCGCGCCTACCGCATCCTCCACCAGGAGGGATTGGTCGACGGCCGCTCACGGCTTGGCACGCGCGTGGTGACCCACCCGCAGACCGCGCAATGGCGCGAGAAACGAGACAGCCAGTTGCGCCTGCTGGTCGCCGGACTAATCAGCGATAGCGTCGCCCGCGGATTCTCTTTGTCCGAACTGGAAGCGGCCTTCACGGTGCAGCGCCTGCGCTGGCAGTCGGGCAGCAGCGCTTCCATCGTATACACCGGGCCGGGGACCGACTCCTTTATCGGGCTTGGCAGTCATGATGTGTGCCTCGACGTATTGCTGGCCCAGACGCGCCGCGCCAGCCCCGCCATGTCGCTCAGCTTTGGCGCGGTCGGCAGCCTGGCCGGACTGCTGGCACTCGGGCGCGGCGAAGTGCACTTTGCGAGCGCGCACCTCCACGATAGCGCCAGCGACGACTACAACCTGCCGCAGGTGCGCGGCCTCCTGCCCGACGCGCCCTGCGCACTCATTACGCTGGCCCATCGCACGCAGGGGCTGATCGTCGCGCGCGGCAACCCCAAGCGCATCTTCAAGCTGAGCGACCTGGCCCGGCGCGACGTATGCATCGTCAACCGGCAGCGCGGCTCCGGCACGCGTGGTCACCTGGATGAAATGTTACGGCGCGACCGCATTCCATCGAAGCGCATCCGAGGCTACGCACATGAAGAGGCCACGCACACGGCGGTCGCTGCCGCGGTGGCCAACGGTCACGCCGACGCCGGGCTCGGCATTGAAGCCGCCGCCCGCGCCTTCGGGTTGGATTTCGTGCCCGTACTCAGCGAGCGCTTCGAGATCGTGCTCCCGCGCCAGCACCCGTTAGTTGAGTGTTTCCGTCGCCAGATCGCGCAAGAATCGTTTCAGCAGACGGTCAGCGCGCTGGGCGGCTATGACCTCAGCGAAGCCGGCTGCGTGCGCTATAGCTAA
- a CDS encoding glucose 1-dehydrogenase codes for MNNSLDLFRLDERVAIVTGGSKGLGKAMAAALAGAGARVVVVSRHLDEAQAAAGEIQAASGRDCHAVCADVSNTANAERVVEETLARCGRIDILVNNAGINLRGPIEEIEADDMRHVWETNLLGPWLMCRAVARPMKARGWGRVINIGSLMSVVGLGDRTPYATSKGALAALTRTLALEWATSGITVNTVSPGPFVTEMNMAIYDDPARYQWFASRVPMGRWGKPDELAGVVVFFASEASSFVTGAMLMVDGGWTAQ; via the coding sequence GTGAATAACTCCCTGGATCTGTTTCGACTCGACGAACGTGTGGCGATTGTGACCGGCGGCAGCAAGGGGCTGGGCAAGGCGATGGCTGCCGCGCTGGCCGGCGCGGGCGCGCGTGTTGTCGTTGTGTCGCGCCATCTCGACGAAGCGCAGGCGGCTGCCGGCGAGATTCAGGCCGCCAGCGGCCGGGACTGCCATGCCGTCTGCGCTGATGTGTCCAACACGGCCAATGCCGAGCGCGTCGTCGAGGAGACGCTGGCGCGTTGCGGTCGCATCGACATACTGGTCAACAACGCGGGCATCAACTTGCGCGGCCCGATTGAAGAGATCGAAGCCGACGATATGCGGCACGTCTGGGAAACCAACCTGCTGGGGCCGTGGCTGATGTGCCGCGCCGTGGCGCGTCCGATGAAGGCACGCGGCTGGGGCCGCGTCATCAACATCGGGTCGCTCATGAGCGTGGTCGGTTTGGGCGATCGCACGCCTTATGCGACGAGCAAGGGCGCGCTGGCCGCGCTGACGCGCACGCTGGCGCTGGAGTGGGCGACCAGCGGAATTACGGTCAACACCGTCTCGCCGGGCCCGTTCGTCACCGAGATGAACATGGCGATCTACGACGACCCGGCGCGCTACCAGTGGTTTGCGTCGCGCGTGCCGATGGGGCGTTGGGGCAAGCCCGATGAACTGGCGGGCGTGGTCGTGTTCTTCGCGTCGGAGGCGTCGTCGTTCGTGACCGGCGCGATGCTGATGGTGGATGGCGGCTGGACCGCGCAGTAG
- a CDS encoding substrate-binding domain-containing protein, whose product MKLRTVLLALSIALLIVAGCAPAATPTSVPPTKAAAAPVAATPASTPAPTAVPIVRTAGTLLLATTTSTQDSGLLDVIIPVFEKQYNVKVKVIAVGTSQSLKLGSDGNADVVFAHARALEDAFVASGDGINRRDVMYNDFILVGPTGDPAKIAIMSSGSAADAFKKIAAASAPFASRGDKSGTNTKELDIWKAAGIDPKGSWYLSVGQGMGETLTFSNERGAYTLTDRATWLAQKARLSGLTVMVGGTKIEENTDSANLFNPYGIIPVNPKKHPEVNNDLAEKFAQWITSPATQALIGTYGIDKYGQALFRPSAKAQ is encoded by the coding sequence ATGAAGCTGCGCACCGTGCTGCTTGCGCTCAGCATCGCCCTGTTGATTGTCGCGGGCTGCGCCCCGGCCGCCACACCCACCTCCGTGCCGCCAACCAAGGCCGCTGCGGCGCCGGTGGCGGCGACTCCCGCCAGCACGCCGGCCCCGACGGCGGTCCCGATAGTGCGCACGGCGGGCACACTGCTGCTTGCCACGACCACCAGCACGCAGGACTCCGGACTGCTCGACGTGATTATTCCGGTCTTTGAGAAGCAGTACAACGTTAAAGTTAAAGTCATCGCCGTCGGTACCAGCCAATCGCTGAAACTCGGCTCCGACGGCAACGCCGATGTCGTGTTCGCGCATGCGCGTGCGCTTGAAGATGCCTTCGTCGCGTCCGGCGACGGCATCAACCGCCGCGATGTGATGTACAACGACTTCATCCTGGTCGGGCCGACAGGCGACCCCGCAAAGATTGCCATCATGAGCAGCGGCAGCGCAGCGGACGCATTCAAGAAAATCGCCGCCGCGAGCGCGCCGTTCGCTTCCCGTGGCGACAAGTCGGGCACGAACACCAAGGAGCTCGACATCTGGAAGGCAGCGGGCATCGACCCCAAGGGCAGTTGGTACCTGTCCGTCGGCCAGGGTATGGGCGAAACACTGACCTTCTCGAACGAGCGCGGCGCATACACGCTGACCGATCGCGCAACGTGGCTCGCACAGAAAGCGCGCCTGAGCGGGTTGACCGTCATGGTGGGCGGCACGAAGATCGAAGAGAATACGGACTCGGCCAACCTCTTCAACCCCTATGGCATCATCCCGGTCAATCCGAAGAAGCACCCCGAGGTGAACAACGACCTCGCAGAGAAGTTCGCGCAGTGGATCACCTCGCCTGCAACGCAGGCTCTGATCGGCACGTACGGGATTGACAAGTACGGGCAAGCGCTGTTCCGGCCAAGCGCCAAAGCGCAATAG
- a CDS encoding LLM class F420-dependent oxidoreductase — translation MHHTGRWQNMLRVGATFPQNEIGSDPVVIRDYAQAVEGMGYEFLLAYDHVLGANADRPGGWTGVYNHQNQFHEPFVLYGYLAALTKRIELVTGVIILPQRQTALVAKQAAEVDVLSGGRMRLGIGIGWNAVEYEALGEDFHNRGRRIEEQVDVLRRLWTSELVTYAGRWHSIPDAGLNPLPVRRPIPIWMGGGGRAEPGADAVVARVARIADGWIIFGTAEAMRPRIERLHAEMDGAGRARAKVGIMGGTALRGRDVAAWATAVRAWEPAGAGEVTINTMGAGFATVDEHLRALRDLKSALG, via the coding sequence ATGCACCATACCGGGAGGTGGCAAAACATGCTACGTGTCGGTGCAACATTTCCCCAGAATGAGATCGGCAGCGATCCGGTCGTAATTCGCGACTATGCGCAGGCTGTCGAAGGCATGGGCTACGAGTTCCTGCTGGCCTATGACCATGTGCTGGGCGCCAACGCTGACCGCCCGGGCGGCTGGACTGGCGTCTACAACCACCAGAACCAGTTCCATGAGCCGTTCGTCCTTTATGGATACCTCGCCGCGCTGACGAAGCGAATCGAATTGGTCACCGGCGTCATCATCCTGCCACAGCGGCAGACGGCGCTGGTTGCCAAGCAGGCCGCGGAGGTCGATGTCTTGAGCGGCGGCCGCATGCGGCTTGGCATCGGCATCGGCTGGAACGCCGTCGAATACGAGGCGCTCGGCGAGGACTTCCACAACCGGGGCCGCCGCATCGAAGAGCAAGTCGATGTCCTGCGTCGCCTGTGGACGAGCGAACTGGTCACATATGCCGGGCGCTGGCACTCGATCCCCGACGCCGGCTTGAACCCGTTGCCGGTTCGCCGTCCGATTCCGATCTGGATGGGCGGCGGCGGGCGCGCCGAGCCGGGCGCCGATGCCGTGGTCGCGCGCGTGGCACGAATCGCCGACGGTTGGATCATCTTCGGGACCGCCGAGGCGATGCGCCCGCGCATCGAGCGCCTGCACGCGGAAATGGACGGCGCGGGACGCGCCCGCGCCAAAGTCGGCATCATGGGCGGCACCGCCCTGCGCGGACGCGACGTTGCCGCATGGGCGACCGCTGTGCGAGCCTGGGAACCCGCCGGCGCGGGCGAAGTGACGATCAACACGATGGGCGCCGGCTTCGCGACGGTCGACGAGCACCTGCGCGCACTTCGCGATCTCAAGTCGGCACTCGGATAA
- a CDS encoding ATP-binding protein, producing the protein MNPQAGISLEHILALLARLDLRIRREVVEFRLRQPQQDDEFRGLYISNDEVDGLLAEVGPVAGPLVGPQLQSDFAAALDAALRTSGERVAQLESQALAGGETLRLESMCRTFGLSELEREVLVLCLAAEISLKYERLYAYLQDDVTKKRPTVDLVMRLLCRSVGERVAARRCFEPDAPLIRWELVTLHEDPNARRPVLIGRYLKLDERVARYLFGYDEPDARLTPILSIKSLAGGALSTSTQSLLRGWTAHWREAWRAEPPILMLHGRYGTGRREAATMLAAELGRPLISVSAIDLVAKNLHRESTFRLAEREALLVDGILCWEDVDAFLHLNETQDNEGDHRAFVQSLSQCSVPVVLLAHKAWEPAHELGHRPYLRLELPDPTYAERRGVWANALGDDAPIIGDTALTALTGRFRLTTGQIHDAVARARTLAWVRDPLGRITAADIDNACRNQAQHRLSSLARKLNVRYTWDDIVLPRQQLATLKMICMTIRQRPIVYGDWGFDRKLAMGKGLISLFAGPSGTGKTMAAEIIANDLGLDVFKIDLSAVVSKYIGETEKNLEKIFSEAQDSDAILFFDEADALFGKRSEVKDAHDRYANIETAYLLQRTEEYNGLVILASNIKKNMDEAFVRRIHFMVDFPFPEETERFEIWRRTFPAQAPRDGDIDFDFLARKFKITGGNIRNIVLASAFLAADEGAPIAMRHLVRGASYEFQKMGKLVVPNDFEQYFDYVKG; encoded by the coding sequence ATGAACCCGCAAGCTGGCATCTCACTGGAGCACATACTCGCCCTGCTGGCGCGGCTCGATCTGCGCATCCGGCGCGAGGTGGTCGAGTTTCGTCTGCGCCAGCCGCAGCAGGACGACGAGTTCCGCGGCCTCTATATTAGTAACGACGAGGTTGACGGCCTGCTGGCGGAGGTCGGCCCGGTCGCCGGGCCGCTGGTCGGGCCGCAGTTGCAGTCGGACTTCGCCGCTGCGCTCGACGCCGCCTTGCGCACGTCCGGCGAGCGCGTCGCGCAACTCGAATCGCAGGCGCTCGCCGGCGGCGAGACGCTGCGACTGGAGAGCATGTGCCGTACATTCGGGCTTTCCGAGTTGGAGCGCGAGGTGCTGGTGCTGTGCCTCGCGGCTGAAATCAGCCTCAAGTACGAGCGGCTGTACGCGTACTTGCAGGACGATGTGACCAAGAAGCGACCCACTGTTGATTTGGTGATGCGCCTGCTCTGCCGGTCGGTGGGTGAGCGCGTCGCCGCTCGCCGCTGCTTCGAGCCCGACGCCCCACTGATCCGCTGGGAACTGGTCACGCTGCACGAGGACCCCAATGCGCGGCGCCCCGTCCTGATCGGGCGGTACCTCAAACTGGACGAACGGGTCGCGCGCTATCTGTTTGGTTACGATGAACCGGACGCTCGCCTCACCCCGATCCTGAGCATCAAGTCGCTTGCTGGCGGCGCACTGAGCACATCAACTCAATCGCTGCTGCGCGGCTGGACTGCGCACTGGCGCGAAGCATGGCGCGCCGAACCGCCCATCCTGATGCTGCACGGGCGTTACGGCACCGGACGCCGCGAAGCGGCTACCATGCTGGCGGCCGAGCTCGGCCGCCCGTTGATCTCCGTCAGCGCAATCGACTTGGTGGCCAAGAACCTGCACCGCGAATCGACATTCCGGCTCGCCGAGCGCGAAGCGCTGCTCGTAGACGGCATCCTGTGCTGGGAAGACGTGGATGCGTTCCTTCATTTGAATGAAACACAGGACAACGAAGGCGATCACCGCGCCTTCGTGCAGAGCCTGTCGCAGTGCAGCGTGCCGGTCGTCCTGCTGGCGCACAAGGCGTGGGAGCCGGCGCACGAACTCGGCCACCGCCCATATCTGCGCCTGGAGTTGCCAGATCCGACCTACGCCGAGCGGCGCGGGGTCTGGGCGAACGCACTCGGTGACGACGCTCCCATCATCGGCGACACGGCGCTGACGGCGCTTACCGGCCGCTTCCGCCTGACGACCGGGCAGATTCACGACGCCGTCGCCCGCGCGCGCACGCTCGCCTGGGTGCGCGACCCGCTGGGGCGCATCACTGCCGCAGATATCGACAACGCCTGCCGCAACCAGGCCCAGCACCGGCTCTCCAGCCTGGCCCGCAAGCTGAACGTTCGGTACACCTGGGATGACATCGTCCTGCCGCGCCAGCAACTGGCCACGCTGAAGATGATCTGCATGACGATCCGCCAACGGCCGATCGTGTACGGCGACTGGGGCTTCGATCGCAAACTGGCGATGGGCAAGGGGCTGATCTCGCTATTCGCCGGACCGTCCGGCACCGGCAAGACGATGGCGGCCGAGATCATCGCAAACGATCTCGGGCTCGATGTGTTCAAGATCGACCTATCGGCCGTCGTGAGCAAGTATATCGGCGAGACCGAGAAAAACCTGGAGAAGATCTTTAGCGAAGCGCAGGACAGCGACGCCATCCTGTTCTTTGACGAGGCCGACGCGCTCTTCGGCAAACGGTCGGAGGTCAAGGACGCGCACGACCGCTACGCCAACATTGAGACCGCCTATCTGCTGCAGCGCACAGAAGAGTACAATGGGCTCGTGATTCTGGCGAGCAATATCAAGAAGAACATGGACGAGGCGTTCGTGCGCCGCATTCACTTCATGGTGGACTTCCCGTTCCCCGAGGAGACCGAGCGGTTCGAGATCTGGCGGCGCACTTTCCCCGCGCAGGCGCCGCGCGACGGCGATATCGACTTCGACTTCCTGGCGCGCAAGTTCAAGATCACCGGCGGCAATATCCGCAACATCGTGCTGGCCTCCGCGTTCCTGGCTGCAGACGAGGGCGCGCCGATCGCCATGCGCCACCTGGTGCGCGGCGCCAGCTACGAATTCCAGAAGATGGGCAAGTTGGTCGTTCCCAACGATTTCGAGCAGTACTTCGACTACGTCAAAGGCTAA